The following proteins come from a genomic window of Acinonyx jubatus isolate Ajub_Pintada_27869175 chromosome C1, VMU_Ajub_asm_v1.0, whole genome shotgun sequence:
- the RNF25 gene encoding E3 ubiquitin-protein ligase RNF25 isoform X2 encodes MAASASAAAGEEDWVLPSEVEVLESIYLDELQVVKGNGRSSPWEIYITLHPATAEDQDSQYVCFTLVLQVPAQYPNEVPQISIRNPRGLSDEQIHKILQALSHVANAGLGTAMLYELIEKGKEILTDNNIPHGQCVICLYGFQEKEAFTKTPCYHYFHCHCLARYIQHMEHELQAQGQEQERQHAATKQAVGVQCPVCREPLVYDLASLKAAPEPQQPMELYQPNAESLRQQEERKRLYQRQQERGGIIDLEAERNRYFISLQQPPAPLEPESAVDASRGSHPPSALDTELSTSSAAQPDLSAPLPVASQHTCEKIPGAGPNQQRLGETPKTMLDPPRAGRGPWRQPERRHLKGGECNAHKGTNDTQELPPPEGPLKEPMDLKPEPCSQGVKGPPQEKGPGTWQGPPPRRTRDCARWERSKGRTPGSSYPRLPRGRGAYRPGTRREPLSLESEDGS; translated from the exons ATGGCGGCGTCTGCGTCGGCAGCTGCCGGGGAGGAGGACTG GGTACTTCCCTCTGAAGTCGAGGTGTTAGAATCTATCTATCTGGATGAACTACAGGTGGTTAAAGGAAATGGAAG ATCTTCACCATGGGAAATCTACATTACCCTGCACCCTGCCACGGCAGAAGATCAGGATTCACAGTATGTCTGCTTCACTCTGGTGCTTCAGGTCCCAGCACAG TACCCCAATGAGGTGCCACAGATCTCTATCCGTAACCCCCGAGGACTCTCAGACGAACAGATCCACAA GATTTTGCAGGCACTGAGCCATGTGGCCAATGCTGGGCTGGGTACTGCCATGCTCTATGAACTCATCGAG aaagggaaggaaattctcaCAGATAACAACATCCCCCATGGCCAGTGTGTCATCTGCCTGTACGGTTTCCAG GAGAAGGAGGCCTTTACCAAAACCCCCTGTTACCACTACTTCCACTGCCACTGCCTTGCTCGGTATATCCAGCACATGGAGCATGAGCTCCAGGCGCAAGGACAAGAGCAGGAACGACAGCATGCCGCAACCAAGCAG GCAGTCGGTGTGCAGTGTCCGGTGTGCAGAGAGCCCCTCGTGTATGATCTTGCCTCACTGAAAGCAGCCCCCGAACCTCAACAGCCCATG GAGCTGTACCAGCCTAACGCAGAGAGCTTGCGCCAGCAAGAAGAGCGCAAGCGGCTCTACCAAAGGCAGCAGGAGCGGGGGGGTATCATCGACCTTGAGGCTGAGCGTAATCGGTACTTCATCAGCCTCCAGCAG CCTCCTGCCCCTTTGGAACCAGAGTCAGCTGTAGATGCCTCCAGAGGATCCCACCCACCCAGTGCCCTTGACACAGAACTGTCCACCTCATCAGCTGCCCAACCCGACCTATCAGCTCCTCTGCCTGTGGCCTCCCAGCACACGTGTGAGAAGATTCCAGGGGCTGGGCCAAATCAGCAAAGGTTGGGCGAGACCCCGAAAACTATGCTAGATCCTCCCCGGGCCGGTCGAGGCCCCTGGAGACAGCCTGAACGGAGGCACCTAAAGGGAGGGGAGTGCAATGCCCACAAAGGTACCAATGACACCCAGGAACTGCCACCTCCCGAGGGGCCCCTCAAGGAGCCCATGGACCTAAAGCCAGAACCCTGTAGCCAAGGGGTTAAAGGTCCTCCCCAAGAGAAGGGGCCTGGCACTTGGCAGGGTCCCCCACCCCGCAGGACTCGGGACTGTGCTCGCTGGGAGCGCTCCAAGGGTCGGACTCCGGGCTCTTCCTACCCCCGCCTGCCTCGGGGTCGGGGAGCCTATCGTCCTGGTACTCGAAGGGAGCccctgagcctggagtctgaggATGGTTCCTAG
- the LOC106970107 gene encoding mitochondrial chaperone BCS1: MPLSDFILALKDNPYFGAGFGLVGVGTALALARKGAQLGLVAFRRHYMITLEVPARDRSYAWLLSWLTRHSTRTQHLSVETSYLQHESGRISTKFEFVPSPGNHFIWYQGKWIRVERSREMQMIDLQTGTPWESVTFTALGTDRKVFFNILEEARELALQQEEGKTVMYTAMGSEWRPFGYPRRRRPLSSVVLEQGLANRIVRDIREFIDNPKWYTDRGIPYRRGYLLYGPPGCGKSSFITALAGELEHSICLLSLTDSSLSDDRLNHLLSVAPQQSLVLLEDVDAAFLSRDLAAENPVKYQGLGRLTFSGLLNALDGVASTEARIVFMTTNHVDRLDPALIRPGRVDMKEYVGYCSHWQLTQMFQRFYPGQAPSLAEAFAEHVLQVTTQISPAQVQGYFMLYKNDPAGAVHNAESLRT, translated from the exons ATGCCCCTTTCAGACTTTATTCTGGCCCTGAAGGACAATCCCTACTTTGGGGCTGGATTTGGGCTTGTGGGTGTGGGCacagccctggccctggcccggAAGGGTGCCCAGCTGGGCTTGGTGGCATTCCGGCGCCATTACATGATCACACTGGAAGTCCCTGCTCGAGACCGAAGCTATGCCTGGTTGCTTAGCTGGCTCACCCGCCACAGTACCCGTACTCAGCATCTCAGTGTTGAGACTTCATACCTTCAGCATGAGAGTGGGCGCATCTCCACTAAGTTTGAATTTGTCCCCAGCCCTGGAAACCACTTTATCTG GTACCAAGGGAAATGGATCCGAGTGGAACGAAGCCGAGAGATGCAGATGATAGACCTGCAGACAGGGACTCCTTGGGAATCTGTCACCTTCACAGCTCTGGGCACTGACCGAAAGGTTTTCTTCAACATCCTGGAGGAAG CTCGAGAGCTAGCCTTgcagcaggaggaagggaagacagtGATGTACACAGCCATGGGCTCTGAATGGCGCCCTTTTGGCTATCCACGCCGACGGCGGCCACTGAGTTCTGTGGTTCTAGAACAGGGTCTGGCTAACCGAATTGTCCGAGACATCCGGGAATTCATCGATAACCCCAAGTGGTACACTGACAGAG GCATTCCCTACAGACGTGGCTACCTGCTTTATGGGCCCCCTGGTTGTGGAAAAAGCAGTTTTAT CACAGCCCTGGCTGGGGAACTGGAGCACAGCATCTGCCTGCTGAGTCTCACGGACTCCAGCCTCTCCGATGACCGGCTCAACCACCTGCTGAGCGTGGCCCCGCAGCAGAGCCTGGTGCTCCTGGAAGATGTGGATGCAGCCTTTCTTAGCCGGGACCTAGCTGCAGAGA ACCCAGTCAAGTACCAAGGTCTAGGTCGTCTCACCTTCAGTGGACTGCTCAATGCCTTGGATGGTGTGGCTTCCACTGAGGCACGCATTGTGTTCATGACCACCAACCATGTTGACAG GCTGGACCCTGCACTGATCCGCCCTGGACGAGTAGACATGAAGGAGTATGTGGGCTACTGCTCACACTGGCAGCTGACTCAGATGTTCCAGAGGTTCTATCCAGGGCAAGCACCTTCCCTGGCCGAGGCCTTTGCAGAACACGTCCTTCAAGTTACAACTCAGATCAGTCCTGCCCAGGTCCAGGGCTACTTCATGCTGTATAAAAATGACCCTGCAGGGGCAGTTCATAATGCCGAGTCTCTGAGGACGTGA
- the RNF25 gene encoding E3 ubiquitin-protein ligase RNF25 isoform X1 yields MAASASAAAGEEDWVLPSEVEVLESIYLDELQVVKGNGRSSPWEIYITLHPATAEDQDSQYVCFTLVLQVPAQYPNEVPQISIRNPRGLSDEQIHKILQALSHVANAGLGTAMLYELIEKGKEILTDNNIPHGQCVICLYGFQEKEAFTKTPCYHYFHCHCLARYIQHMEHELQAQGQEQERQHAATKQKAVGVQCPVCREPLVYDLASLKAAPEPQQPMELYQPNAESLRQQEERKRLYQRQQERGGIIDLEAERNRYFISLQQPPAPLEPESAVDASRGSHPPSALDTELSTSSAAQPDLSAPLPVASQHTCEKIPGAGPNQQRLGETPKTMLDPPRAGRGPWRQPERRHLKGGECNAHKGTNDTQELPPPEGPLKEPMDLKPEPCSQGVKGPPQEKGPGTWQGPPPRRTRDCARWERSKGRTPGSSYPRLPRGRGAYRPGTRREPLSLESEDGS; encoded by the exons ATGGCGGCGTCTGCGTCGGCAGCTGCCGGGGAGGAGGACTG GGTACTTCCCTCTGAAGTCGAGGTGTTAGAATCTATCTATCTGGATGAACTACAGGTGGTTAAAGGAAATGGAAG ATCTTCACCATGGGAAATCTACATTACCCTGCACCCTGCCACGGCAGAAGATCAGGATTCACAGTATGTCTGCTTCACTCTGGTGCTTCAGGTCCCAGCACAG TACCCCAATGAGGTGCCACAGATCTCTATCCGTAACCCCCGAGGACTCTCAGACGAACAGATCCACAA GATTTTGCAGGCACTGAGCCATGTGGCCAATGCTGGGCTGGGTACTGCCATGCTCTATGAACTCATCGAG aaagggaaggaaattctcaCAGATAACAACATCCCCCATGGCCAGTGTGTCATCTGCCTGTACGGTTTCCAG GAGAAGGAGGCCTTTACCAAAACCCCCTGTTACCACTACTTCCACTGCCACTGCCTTGCTCGGTATATCCAGCACATGGAGCATGAGCTCCAGGCGCAAGGACAAGAGCAGGAACGACAGCATGCCGCAACCAAGCAG AAGGCAGTCGGTGTGCAGTGTCCGGTGTGCAGAGAGCCCCTCGTGTATGATCTTGCCTCACTGAAAGCAGCCCCCGAACCTCAACAGCCCATG GAGCTGTACCAGCCTAACGCAGAGAGCTTGCGCCAGCAAGAAGAGCGCAAGCGGCTCTACCAAAGGCAGCAGGAGCGGGGGGGTATCATCGACCTTGAGGCTGAGCGTAATCGGTACTTCATCAGCCTCCAGCAG CCTCCTGCCCCTTTGGAACCAGAGTCAGCTGTAGATGCCTCCAGAGGATCCCACCCACCCAGTGCCCTTGACACAGAACTGTCCACCTCATCAGCTGCCCAACCCGACCTATCAGCTCCTCTGCCTGTGGCCTCCCAGCACACGTGTGAGAAGATTCCAGGGGCTGGGCCAAATCAGCAAAGGTTGGGCGAGACCCCGAAAACTATGCTAGATCCTCCCCGGGCCGGTCGAGGCCCCTGGAGACAGCCTGAACGGAGGCACCTAAAGGGAGGGGAGTGCAATGCCCACAAAGGTACCAATGACACCCAGGAACTGCCACCTCCCGAGGGGCCCCTCAAGGAGCCCATGGACCTAAAGCCAGAACCCTGTAGCCAAGGGGTTAAAGGTCCTCCCCAAGAGAAGGGGCCTGGCACTTGGCAGGGTCCCCCACCCCGCAGGACTCGGGACTGTGCTCGCTGGGAGCGCTCCAAGGGTCGGACTCCGGGCTCTTCCTACCCCCGCCTGCCTCGGGGTCGGGGAGCCTATCGTCCTGGTACTCGAAGGGAGCccctgagcctggagtctgaggATGGTTCCTAG